The Bacteroidota bacterium genome includes a region encoding these proteins:
- a CDS encoding 6-carboxytetrahydropterin synthase produces MPLVYVTRKAHFNAAHRLHNPNKSDAWNRDMFGKCNNPNWHGHNYLLEVTVAGEPDPETGYVIDLGLLKKVMAERVVDKVDHANLNIDVDFMHGIMPSTENFVVAIWQQLEEALPAGKLHCIRLFETERNMAEYRGE; encoded by the coding sequence ATGCCACTCGTTTATGTAACGCGTAAAGCGCACTTTAATGCAGCACACCGTCTGCACAATCCGAACAAATCGGATGCGTGGAATCGGGATATGTTTGGGAAGTGTAATAACCCCAATTGGCATGGTCACAATTATCTCCTCGAAGTAACGGTAGCCGGCGAGCCGGACCCCGAAACCGGATATGTAATTGACCTTGGTTTGCTCAAAAAGGTAATGGCAGAACGTGTTGTTGATAAAGTGGACCACGCAAACCTGAACATAGATGTTGACTTCATGCATGGGATCATGCCTTCTACGGAGAATTTTGTAGTGGCGATCTGGCAGCAACTTGAAGAAGCTCTGCCTGCTGGCAAGCTACATTGCATCCGGTTGTTTGAAACCGAGCGCAATATGGCTGAATACCGCGGCGAATAA
- the folE gene encoding GTP cyclohydrolase I FolE, which produces MAAKKANNKREVLYRREDHYNEEVTDRLAGQVKEIITDLGEDVAREGLLKTPERVAKAYQFLTHGYQMDPDEVLRKALFEESYSEMIVVKDIEVYSLCEHHMLPFFGKAHVAYIPNGKIVGLSKIPRVVDVFARRLQVQERLTLQIREAIDRVLKPLGVAVVIEAQHLCMMMRGAEKQNSLTTTSCVSGEFHKDATRFEFMRLIGAR; this is translated from the coding sequence ATGGCAGCGAAAAAAGCAAATAACAAACGCGAAGTGCTTTACAGACGTGAAGACCATTACAATGAAGAGGTGACGGATCGTCTTGCCGGCCAGGTAAAAGAGATCATTACGGACCTGGGGGAAGATGTAGCAAGGGAGGGGCTGCTCAAAACACCGGAACGGGTCGCAAAAGCTTACCAGTTCCTGACGCATGGATACCAGATGGATCCGGACGAAGTGCTACGCAAAGCCCTGTTTGAGGAAAGCTACAGCGAAATGATTGTTGTTAAAGACATCGAAGTTTATTCGCTGTGCGAACATCATATGCTGCCCTTTTTTGGGAAGGCGCATGTGGCCTATATTCCGAATGGCAAAATTGTTGGATTAAGCAAAATTCCACGTGTTGTGGATGTTTTTGCGCGCCGGCTACAGGTACAGGAACGGTTAACGCTCCAGATACGTGAAGCCATTGACCGCGTGCTCAAGCCGCTTGGTGTTGCCGTGGTCATTGAAGCACAACACTTGTGCATGATGATGCGTGGTGCGGAGAAACAGAATTCCCTGACAACGACCAGTTGTGTAAGTGGTGAATTCCACAAAGATGCCACCCGTTTTGAATTTATGCGACTGATAGGAGCCAGGTAA
- a CDS encoding heavy metal translocating P-type ATPase has product MRTQNEALAPDAAGHTEIVLPVAGMECAACAVRIEKQLSKRPDVFFAQVNLANNQARVAYNSLHASLQDLVDTVEKTGFSIPHTVTRISLTDGEHTQQKLQTILEGVPGLLGISLPEAAGAQHPTSVDIAHIADLYPAEELRRRLASHGLTDLADTTPASPAPDTGTTHYTRLRNRFASAALLSLPVVIISMSHEAITFTGVNFWLFALTTPVVLWAGGPFFATALRLLRYRTADMNSLIALGVGAAYIYSTATTFWPARFMAETGRHPDVYFEAAAVIITLVLLGRLLEARAKQKTNASLAQLLALQPSTAVVIEDGIELTLPLTQVTVGMQVLVRPGERIPLDGKIVDGASAVDESMITGEPLPVDKLMGDTVVGGTLNRTGAFVFEVQRVGQETTLQQIVRLVKDAQGHKAPIQKLADIVAGVFVPAVLVIAILTFATWYLFTQSLALSLVAFVSVLIIACPCALGLATPTAVMVATGKAAEYGILIKGGDTLEKLPKISKIVLDKTGTLTAGNPRLVAFEAVGTHLTPARILQLAGSAEQRSEHPLAQAVLAYVEAQGVELLPVTTFNSVTGSGIEATVDHTTIHIGNADYISSRHIASDGWQQAYAEAQTAGHTAILVAIDGVVAGVMSISDALRPSTEAGIAAIRSQGIAVAMLTGDQEVTAHAIAAEAGIEEVYAGVKPSEKAAHVLSMQQAGDVVAMVGDGINDAPALATADLGIAIGAGTDVAIETSDITLMRDDIKTVSQAISIARQAMRTIKQNLFFAFIYNVIGIPIAAGVLFPIWGITLNPMIASAAMAFSSVSVITNSLRLRRWQP; this is encoded by the coding sequence ATGCGTACCCAAAACGAAGCGTTAGCGCCCGACGCTGCCGGCCATACAGAGATCGTCCTGCCCGTAGCAGGCATGGAGTGTGCCGCCTGTGCTGTTCGAATAGAAAAGCAGCTTTCGAAGCGCCCCGATGTATTCTTCGCTCAGGTAAACCTCGCCAACAACCAGGCGCGCGTTGCCTATAACAGCCTGCACGCCAGCCTCCAGGATCTCGTCGATACCGTGGAAAAAACGGGTTTTTCTATCCCGCATACGGTTACCCGGATCTCCCTCACTGACGGCGAGCACACACAACAAAAACTTCAGACAATCCTGGAAGGTGTACCGGGCTTACTGGGCATATCACTACCCGAAGCTGCAGGCGCTCAACATCCAACCAGCGTTGATATTGCCCACATCGCCGATCTGTATCCTGCAGAAGAGCTTCGGCGGCGTCTGGCCAGCCACGGCCTCACCGACCTGGCAGACACTACGCCAGCATCCCCTGCACCAGACACGGGCACCACGCATTACACCAGGCTCCGCAATCGGTTTGCTAGTGCTGCGCTGCTCAGCCTGCCGGTTGTGATTATTTCGATGTCGCATGAGGCCATAACCTTTACAGGGGTAAATTTCTGGCTGTTTGCGCTGACCACACCCGTTGTACTCTGGGCCGGCGGGCCATTTTTTGCTACCGCGCTCCGCCTCCTGCGCTACCGAACGGCAGATATGAACTCGCTGATTGCGCTCGGTGTTGGCGCTGCATACATCTACAGCACAGCAACTACGTTTTGGCCAGCCAGGTTTATGGCTGAAACCGGCCGCCATCCCGATGTTTACTTTGAAGCCGCAGCGGTTATCATCACGTTGGTCTTGCTCGGCCGGCTGCTCGAGGCCCGGGCAAAACAAAAAACTAACGCCTCCCTCGCCCAACTACTTGCCCTGCAACCGTCCACAGCGGTTGTCATCGAAGACGGCATTGAACTTACGTTGCCGTTGACACAAGTCACCGTAGGCATGCAGGTGCTCGTGCGACCAGGAGAACGTATCCCGCTTGATGGTAAAATTGTTGATGGTGCATCTGCGGTCGATGAAAGCATGATTACTGGCGAGCCGTTGCCAGTTGACAAGCTGATGGGTGATACTGTTGTCGGCGGCACGCTTAATCGTACTGGGGCGTTTGTCTTCGAAGTACAACGGGTTGGACAGGAGACTACGCTGCAACAAATTGTTCGCCTGGTAAAAGATGCTCAGGGCCACAAAGCACCTATCCAGAAACTGGCAGATATCGTTGCCGGCGTTTTTGTACCAGCCGTACTGGTTATCGCGATACTCACTTTTGCGACGTGGTACCTGTTTACCCAATCACTGGCCCTGTCTCTTGTAGCTTTTGTCTCCGTACTGATCATCGCCTGCCCCTGCGCGCTCGGCCTTGCAACACCAACGGCTGTAATGGTGGCTACAGGCAAAGCAGCTGAGTACGGGATCCTGATCAAAGGCGGCGACACCCTTGAGAAGCTGCCAAAAATTTCCAAAATAGTACTGGATAAAACAGGCACCTTAACGGCCGGCAATCCGCGTTTAGTGGCCTTCGAGGCGGTAGGTACCCACCTCACACCCGCACGCATCTTACAACTTGCCGGCTCGGCAGAACAGCGATCAGAACACCCGCTTGCGCAGGCTGTACTGGCTTATGTGGAAGCACAGGGGGTAGAATTACTGCCTGTCACCACCTTCAACAGTGTAACTGGCTCAGGCATAGAGGCAACGGTTGACCATACAACCATCCATATTGGAAATGCCGATTACATCAGCAGCAGACATATTGCTTCAGATGGCTGGCAGCAGGCTTATGCTGAGGCACAGACCGCGGGTCACACAGCCATTCTTGTTGCCATTGATGGCGTTGTTGCAGGCGTTATGTCGATCAGTGACGCACTTCGCCCCTCAACTGAAGCAGGGATTGCAGCTATTCGATCGCAGGGTATTGCAGTGGCCATGCTAACAGGAGACCAGGAGGTCACGGCCCACGCCATTGCTGCAGAAGCAGGTATTGAAGAAGTCTACGCCGGCGTCAAGCCATCAGAAAAAGCAGCCCATGTTTTATCGATGCAACAGGCAGGTGATGTTGTAGCCATGGTCGGCGATGGAATCAACGATGCGCCGGCACTTGCAACAGCCGACCTTGGCATTGCCATTGGTGCCGGTACTGATGTAGCTATCGAAACCAGCGACATTACGCTTATGCGGGACGATATCAAAACCGTCTCACAGGCCATTTCGATTGCACGACAGGCCATGCGAACCATCAAACAAAACCTGTTCTTTGCCTTTATCTATAATGTGATTGGCATCCCCATCGCAGCCGGCGTCTTGTTTCCGATATGGGGCATCACCCTCAACCCGATGATTGCCTCAGCTGCGATGGCGTTTTCGAGTGTTTCCGTTATCACCAACAGCTTGCGACTGCGTCGCTGGCAACCTTAA
- a CDS encoding histidine triad nucleotide-binding protein: MAEKTLFEKIADREIPADLVYEDDLCIAFRDIHPQAPTHILIVPRKPIPTLDALEPADEQLVGHLFLVAKKIAKQEGLTNGYRTVFNCGEEAGQTVFHIHLHLLGGRPLAWPPG, encoded by the coding sequence ATGGCAGAAAAAACGCTTTTCGAAAAAATTGCAGACCGGGAAATCCCCGCAGATCTCGTCTATGAAGATGACCTGTGTATCGCATTTCGCGATATTCATCCGCAGGCACCCACACACATTCTAATTGTACCCAGAAAACCTATCCCAACGCTCGACGCTCTTGAACCGGCAGATGAACAACTGGTGGGACACCTTTTTCTGGTTGCAAAAAAGATTGCGAAGCAGGAAGGCCTGACCAATGGGTATCGGACCGTTTTTAACTGCGGTGAGGAAGCAGGACAAACCGTTTTCCATATCCACCTGCACTTGCTTGGCGGCCGGCCGCTGGCGTGGCCTCCGGGTTAA
- a CDS encoding SDR family oxidoreductase, which produces MPVFVVTGASQGIGRAIAEAFAQEADARIALVARNEEKLVQVVKACSARGADAAAFPCDVTDEAAVAAMALAVMEKWGAPDVLVNNAGVFQPGSLLETTLASFRQQVDVNLVSAFSVTQQFLKPMLDRNSGAIFYMASVAALKAYPGGAAYCAAKHGLLGLARSVREETRNTGIRVTTLLPGATLTPSWDGVELPEERFMPATDIAKAVLDIYHMSDRTVVEEIVLRPQQGDI; this is translated from the coding sequence ATGCCAGTATTTGTTGTAACCGGCGCAAGCCAGGGAATAGGCCGTGCCATTGCCGAGGCATTTGCACAGGAGGCAGATGCTCGCATTGCGCTGGTTGCCCGCAATGAGGAAAAGCTGGTGCAGGTGGTAAAGGCCTGTAGCGCACGGGGTGCGGATGCTGCCGCTTTTCCGTGTGATGTGACCGATGAAGCTGCTGTGGCCGCTATGGCTCTAGCTGTCATGGAAAAGTGGGGAGCGCCCGATGTGCTGGTCAACAATGCCGGCGTTTTTCAGCCGGGTTCGCTGCTTGAAACCACGCTGGCTTCGTTTCGGCAGCAAGTAGATGTGAATCTTGTCAGCGCCTTCAGTGTGACGCAGCAATTCCTCAAACCGATGCTGGATCGCAACAGTGGCGCTATTTTCTATATGGCCTCCGTTGCTGCCTTGAAAGCCTACCCGGGCGGTGCTGCGTATTGCGCAGCCAAACACGGACTACTTGGCCTTGCACGCAGTGTGCGCGAAGAAACGCGTAATACAGGGATTCGGGTAACGACCCTGTTGCCCGGTGCGACACTAACGCCGAGTTGGGATGGTGTTGAATTACCAGAAGAACGGTTCATGCCGGCAACAGACATTGCCAAGGCAGTGCTCGACATCTATCATATGTCAGACCGTACCGTTGTAGAAGAGATCGTCCTGCGCCCACAGCAAGGCGATATTTGA
- the coaE gene encoding dephospho-CoA kinase (Dephospho-CoA kinase (CoaE) performs the final step in coenzyme A biosynthesis.) codes for MTPSSEEIFLLGVTGGIGSGKSMVCRFFAERGAHVVYADAAAKALMVSNEAVRADIIEAFGKASYHADGSLNRAHLASQVFGDDAAVARINSIVHPRMADVLIEARDVAMAAGKKLLVYEAALIYESGSADRLDAVAVVHTPLVLRLQRVMARDEATEAQVKKRMDHQLPPETLLEKADYVLHNDGSIAHLEAQVDALYHTILQLQNTN; via the coding sequence ATGACTCCTTCATCTGAAGAAATTTTTTTACTGGGTGTTACCGGCGGCATTGGCAGCGGTAAATCGATGGTTTGTCGTTTTTTCGCGGAGCGCGGTGCCCATGTTGTGTACGCTGATGCAGCTGCAAAAGCACTCATGGTGTCCAATGAAGCCGTACGTGCAGACATCATCGAAGCCTTTGGAAAAGCCAGTTACCATGCAGATGGTAGCCTCAACCGTGCGCACCTGGCCAGCCAGGTTTTTGGAGATGATGCAGCTGTCGCTCGCATCAACAGCATCGTACATCCACGGATGGCCGATGTGCTGATAGAAGCGAGGGATGTGGCGATGGCGGCCGGCAAAAAACTGCTCGTCTACGAGGCGGCGCTGATATACGAATCGGGTAGTGCGGACCGACTGGATGCGGTTGCAGTCGTACACACCCCACTGGTACTCAGGCTACAGCGCGTGATGGCCCGCGACGAAGCAACTGAAGCCCAGGTCAAAAAGCGCATGGATCACCAGCTACCCCCCGAAACCTTGCTTGAAAAAGCAGATTATGTTTTGCACAACGACGGATCTATAGCGCACCTGGAGGCCCAGGTTGACGCGTTATACCACACCATTCTCCAGCTACAAAATACGAACTGA
- a CDS encoding cation transporter: MSTQKETIHIDGMSCGHCVSTVKNALEATAGVDVEHVEIGKAQVQFDTTQVSAAQLASVVEDLGFEVKA; encoded by the coding sequence ATGAGCACACAAAAAGAAACCATACACATTGATGGCATGAGCTGTGGACATTGCGTGTCTACGGTCAAAAACGCTTTAGAAGCTACTGCCGGCGTTGATGTGGAGCACGTAGAAATTGGCAAAGCGCAGGTACAGTTCGACACCACGCAGGTTTCTGCGGCGCAGCTTGCCTCAGTTGTGGAAGACCTCGGCTTTGAAGTAAAAGCCTGA